In Deltaproteobacteria bacterium, a single window of DNA contains:
- a CDS encoding amidohydrolase has product MTPNSELRTPNSPLDYLFQGGLILSLSPNFPETFTGSIGIQGDRIVFIQPENSPNPLPPAERIIDARGFLILPGLVNTHTHGAMTLFRGLADDLPLQTWWEQFIFPVESRFINPDSVYWGTLLACAEMIQSGTTTFADGYFHMDEAVKAADQSGMRAVICQGVLDFPIPGVPDPAQNRKVAARFVETWKGFSPRIRTGIFCHSPYTCSSETLQSVKRLCRKEQVPFFIHAAETREEIALIQSRYGKTSIRYLHDLDILDEQTIAVHAIHLDSDEIKLLAQTRTAVAHCPESNMKLASGIAPVVEMLEKGVRVGLGTDGCASNNDLDLFKEMDTTAKLEKVRYLDPTVMNDRTVFRMATLEGAGVLGLENQIGSLEVGKQADLVLLDLSKPHLVPCYDPFSIIVYSAQGSDVHSVMIAGRMVMEDRKILTFDLDEVLDQVNRISQRIIAGGYAK; this is encoded by the coding sequence ATGACTCCGAACTCCGAACTCCGAACTCCGAACTCCCCCCTGGATTACCTCTTCCAGGGCGGCCTGATCCTGTCCCTTTCGCCAAATTTCCCTGAAACCTTTACCGGCTCCATCGGTATTCAGGGAGACCGGATCGTCTTTATCCAACCCGAAAATTCTCCAAACCCTCTGCCACCGGCAGAAAGGATCATCGATGCCCGGGGCTTCCTGATCCTGCCCGGCCTGGTCAATACCCATACCCATGGGGCCATGACCCTTTTCAGGGGTCTGGCCGATGATCTTCCCTTACAAACCTGGTGGGAACAATTCATCTTCCCGGTCGAGAGCCGTTTTATCAATCCCGATTCGGTGTATTGGGGGACCCTTCTGGCCTGTGCCGAGATGATCCAGTCCGGTACCACCACTTTTGCCGACGGCTACTTTCACATGGATGAAGCCGTCAAGGCCGCCGATCAATCAGGCATGCGGGCCGTCATCTGCCAGGGGGTCCTGGATTTCCCCATACCGGGTGTCCCGGACCCGGCCCAAAATAGAAAGGTGGCCGCCCGCTTTGTGGAAACCTGGAAAGGCTTCTCGCCGCGGATCCGGACCGGGATCTTCTGCCACTCTCCCTATACCTGTTCTTCGGAGACCTTGCAGAGCGTTAAGCGTCTATGCCGGAAAGAGCAGGTGCCCTTCTTTATCCATGCAGCAGAAACCCGGGAAGAGATAGCCTTAATTCAATCCCGTTATGGGAAGACCTCGATCCGATATCTGCATGACCTCGACATACTGGATGAACAGACCATTGCCGTTCATGCCATTCATCTGGATTCAGATGAAATCAAACTCCTGGCCCAGACCCGGACCGCAGTGGCCCATTGTCCGGAGAGCAATATGAAACTGGCCTCCGGTATAGCCCCGGTAGTCGAGATGCTGGAAAAGGGTGTACGGGTGGGACTGGGGACCGACGGTTGTGCCAGCAACAATGATCTCGATCTGTTCAAAGAGATGGACACCACCGCCAAGCTGGAAAAGGTCCGTTATCTGGACCCTACGGTCATGAATGACCGAACGGTCTTCCGGATGGCCACCCTGGAAGGGGCCGGGGTTCTGGGTCTCGAAAACCAGATCGGATCTTTAGAGGTCGGTAAACAGGCCGATCTGGTCCTGCTGGATCTTTCCAAACCCCATCTGGTCCCCTGTTATGATCCCTTTTCGATCATCGTCTACTCCGCCCAGGGGTCTGATGTACATTCGGTTATGATCGCAGGGCGCATGGTTATGGAAGACCGGAAAATACTGACCTTTGACCTGGATGAGGTCTTAGATCAGGTAAACCGGATAAGTCAGCGGATTATCGCCGGAGGTTATGCAAAATGA